In Erigeron canadensis isolate Cc75 chromosome 1, C_canadensis_v1, whole genome shotgun sequence, a single window of DNA contains:
- the LOC122606287 gene encoding acetylserotonin O-methyltransferase-like, with product MDRNISKEEEEAAQIEIWKYILGFTPMAVVKCAIELGIPDILEKHETPMTLVDIASEIGCSQASLYRIMRFLVQYKIFQEKLVSETLVGYAHTPLSRHLISHGKKSMADFILFESNPVMLAPWHNLSAMVLGNREAPFVAAHGDDVWGYAATNPGLSKLIDNAMACDARVAVGAVIEGCPEVFEGLNTVVDVGGGDGTALKLIVAACPWIEGINFDLPHVISVAPAIVGVEHVGGNMFELVPKADAVYIMKVLHDWGDEECIEILKKCREAIPQDKGKVIIVDAVVGQEDHKYKDVALMLDMVMMAHTNKGKERTTKEWSYVFHQAGFTRYTIKNIQAYQSVIEVYP from the exons ATGGACAGAAATATTtccaaagaagaagaagaggcaGCACAAATAGAAATATGGAAATATATTCTTGGTTTCACTCCTATGGCAGTTGTCAAGTGTGCCATTGAGCTTGGCATACCTGATATCCTCGAAAAACATGAAACCCCGATGACGTTAGTAGATATAGCGTCAGAAATCGGGTGTTCACAAGCTTCGTTATACCGGATCATGAGGTTTTTAGTCCAATACAAAATATTTCAAGAAAAATTAGTATCAGAAACATTAGTAGGATATGCTCATACCCCTTTATCTAGGCATCTAATAAGTCATGGTAAGAAAAGCATGGCtgattttatactttttgaaaGCAATCCAGTCATGTTAGCACCATGGCATAATTTAAGTGCTATGGTTTTAGGTAACCGAGAGGCACCGTTTGTGGCGGCACACGGTGATGATGTATGGGGATATGCAGCTACAAATCCTGGTCTTAGTAAACTTATTGACAATGCAATGGCTTGTGATGCTAGGGTGGCGGTGGGGGCGGTGATTGAGGGTTGTCCTGAGGTATTTGAAGGGCTGAATACGGTGGTGGATGTTGGCGGTGGTGATGGGACGGCTTTAAAGTTGATCGTGGCGGCGTGTCCGTGGATTGAAGGGATTAATTTTGATCTTCCTCATGTGATCTCAGTTGCTCCGGCTATTGTAGGTGTTGAACATGTTGGGGGCAATATGTTTGAGCTAGTTCCAAAGGCTGATGCTGTCTATATCATG AAAGTACTACACGACTGGGGAGACGAAGAATGCATTGAGATACTAAAAAAATGTAGAGAGGCAATTCCTCAAGACAAAGGAAAGGTGATTATCGTTGATGCCGTTGTTGGACAGGAAGATCACAAGTATAAAGATGTCGCATTGATGCTCGATATGGTTATGATGGCTCACACGAATAAAGGAAAAGAGCGAACCACGAAAGAATGGTCTTACGTTTTTCATCAGGCCGGATTTACTCGGTATACCATCAAAAACATTCAAGCCTATCAATCTGTCATTGAAGTTTATCCTTGA
- the LOC122606276 gene encoding acetylserotonin O-methyltransferase-like: protein MASHTKVEKFNSKDEVTAQAEIWKYILGFTPMAAVKCAIELGIPDILENHETPMALGDLASKVGCTESSLYRIMRFLIHYKIFQVKSISKTSVGYVHTPLSRLLTRQGKHSMADLVLLESTPAMLAPLQKLSAWVLGDKELPFKAVHNTDLWGFCAMNPAHSELFDRAMACDARVAVAAVIKGCPEVFDGLKTVVDVGGGDGTAIRSIVEAFPWIKGINFDLPHVASMAPTCNGIEHVGGDMFDRVPKADAVYLMKVLHDWRDEECINILKKCHEAIPQDGKVIIVDAIIGRNEDDHDEFKEVALMLDILMIAHTSDGKERTLDEWSYVFQEAGFTRYTVKHIQAYQSVIEVYP from the exons ATGGCTTCACACACAAAAGTGGAGAAATTTAATTCCAAAGATGAAGTGACTGCCCAAGCAGAAATATGGAAATACATTCTTGGTTTCACTCCCATGGCTGCGGTGAAGTGTGCCATTGAGCTCGGGATCCCTGATATCCTAGAAAACCATGAAACACCAATGGCACTTGGTGACCTTGCGTCCAAGGTTGGGTGTACAGAGTCATCATTGTATCGAATTATGAGGTTTTTGATCCACTATAAAATATTTCAAGTGAAATCTATTTCCAAAACATCAGTAGGGTACGTTCATACCCCATTGTCTCGTCTTCTGACGAGGCAAGGAAAGCACAGCATGGCCGACCTAGTACTTTTAGAAAGCACCCCGGCCATGCTGGCTCCATTGCAAAAGCTAAGTGCCTGGGTTTTGGGTGACAAAGAGTTACCATTTAAGGCGGTACATAACACCGATCTATGGGGATTCTGTGCAATGAATCCTGCCCATAGTGAACTTTTTGACCGCGCTATGGCGTGTGATGCTAGGGTGGCAGTAGCAGCAGTGATCAAGGGTTGTCCGGAGGTATTTGACGGTCTTAAGACTGTAGTtgatgttggtggtggtgatgggaCGGCTATTAGATCTATTGTTGAGGCTTTTCCATGGATCAAAGGAATTAACTTTGATCTCCCTCATGTGGCATCAATGGCTCCTACATGCAATGGGATTGAACATGTTGGAGGAGATATGTTCGATCGTGTTCCCAAAGCCGACGCTGTGTACTTGATG AAAGTACTGCATGATTGGAGAGATGAAGAATGCATCAACATACTAAAGAAATGTCACGAAGCAATTCCTCAAGATGGGAAGGTGATTATTGTAGACGCGATAATTGGACGGAATGAAGATGATCATGATGAGTTTAAAGAAGTGGCGTTGATGTTGGATATACTGATGATAGCTCATACAAGTGACGGGAAAGAGCGGACTTTAGATGAATGGTCATATGTATTTCAGGAGGCCGGATTCACTCGTTACACTGTCAAACATATCCAAGCTTATCAATCTGTTATTGAAGTGTATCCCTGA
- the LOC122603601 gene encoding uncharacterized protein LOC122603601, with amino-acid sequence MAPIPGSAIVKPELGDNFIVKGNHMKMIQENQFDGKFLSDPYKHIADFEEICEMFKYGRDMVEPVKLRFFPLSLTGEAKLWFNGLEKGSIDSSDEMKRVFANRFFPPDLQQKTLFSRNTHLMGLFELEDNDKNENSQILLDAAGGGKFLYKSANDAYQVMEDKVMMRMSKTKVEEGKSKAVSFMEAKEECSRMEAKFDTMMNLFTNKFDSLEKEMNNLKYGYSHGGASWGQNRNQGNFTNGFNSHSNIFPTRYPRNNQDIQNQPNQNFLNHQQRPHNEVPIQPTQKSNEETTLTSLEATIKNFTNFQKTTNQELFRRLDILRANHEQGLRNHQASITYLEKKLDRISETSTYRPTGSLPSNTQPNPRPSSSNSNSNQTYKPPPARTEHVNAIFTRAGNIYQTNIESEAPTDSPKLVSEPVEDDFTDDESVAEEIEMEPKPTEKRPIVSTEPVKPPLKAYKPKIPYPQRLRKEKMVARYGKFLEMIKAIRINMPLVDVLAGMPNYAKFIKELLNNKDKLEEVSATFLNEECTVILQNQIPPKLDDPGSFIITCSFGNILTCDALADLGASINLMPYSLYAKLSLGALKPTGMSIRLADRSFQYPLGIAENMLIEVGRFIFPVDFVIREMDEDSKVPLILGRPFLYTADAIIRVKDKELTLGVGDDRMAFNIDKAMKHSYSTDDTCFRVDVIDENVNDCT; translated from the exons ATGGCACCGATCCCTGGATCTGCCATAGTGAAGCCTGAATTAGGAGATAATTTCATTGTTAAAGGAAACCACATGAAAATGATTCAAGAAAACCAATTTGATGGTAAATTTCTTTCTGATCCATATAAACATATCGCAGATTTCGAGGAAATTTGTGAAATGTTTAAATATGGTAGAGACATGGTAGAACCGGTTAAGCTACGTTTTTTTCCGTTATCTTTAACAGGGGAAGCTAAACTTTGGTTTAATGGATTAGAAAAAGGGTCAATTGATTCTTCGGATGAAATGAAAAGAGTTTTTGCAAATAGATTTTTTCCACCCGATTTGCAACAAAAAACTCTTTTCTCGCGGAACACTCACTTAATGGGGCTATTTGAATTGGAAGACAAcgacaaaa ATGAGAATTCCCAAATTCTACTTGATGCGGCTGGTGGAGGaaaatttttatacaaaagCGCAAATGATGCTTATCAAGTCATGGAGGACAAAGTAATGATGAGAATGTCAAAGACCAAGGTTGAGGAAGGGAAATCAAAGGCAGTATCGTTCATGGAAGCAAAGGAAGAATGTTCAAGGATGGAGGCAAAGTTTGATACTATGATGAATTTGTTCACTAACAAATTCGACAGCCTAGAAAAAGAGATGAATAATCTGAAATATGGTTACTCACATGGTGGGGCAAGCTGGGGTCAAAACCGCAACCAAGGGAATTTTACCAATGGTTTTAATTCTCACTCAAACATTTTCCCTACAAGATACCCTAGAAACAACCAAGATATCCAAAACCAACCCAACCAAAATTTCCTAAATCACCAACAAAGACCACATAATGAAGTACCCATACAACCAACCCAAAAGTCAAATGAGGAAACCACTTTAACATCACTTGAAGCAACAATAAAAAACTTCAcgaattttcaaaaaacaacCAACCAGGAACTTTTCAGGAGACTTGATATCCTCAGAGCCAACCACGAACAAGGCCTTCGTAATCACCAAGCATCTATAACTTATTTGGAAAAGAAGTTGGATCGCATAAGTGAAACATCAACATACAGACCAACTGGCTCACTACCCAGCAATACACAACCAAATCCGAGACCCTCAAGCTCAAATTCAAACTCAAACCAAACATATAAGCCCCCTCCCGCTAGAACCGAGCATGTAAATGCTATTTTTACAAGGGCTGGTAACATTTACCAAACTAACATTGAAAGTGAAGCTCCTACCGATTCACCGAAACTTGTATCCGAACCTGTAGAAGATGACTTCACCGACGATGAAAGTGTGGCAGAAGAGATTGAAATGGAGCCAAAACCAACAGAAAAGAGGCCAATTGTTTCCACTGAACCAGTTAAACCACCGCTGAAGGCGTACAAACCAAAGATTCCATACCCACAACGCTTGAGAAAGGAGAAGATGGTGGCAAGATATGGCAAATTTCTTGAGATGATCAAAGCAATTCGCATCAATATGCCATTAGTTGATGTACTTGCAGGGATGCCAAACTATGCTAAGTTCATCAAAGAATTGTTGAACAACAAGGACAAGTTGGAGGAAGTGTCTGCAACATTTTTGAATGAAGAATGCACAGTCATTTTGCAGAATCAGATTCCACCAAAGCTTGACGATCCAGGGAGTTTCATAATTACTTGTTCTTTTGGAAACATATTAACTTGTGATGCGTTAGCGGATTTAGGGGCTAGCATAAACTTGATGCCTTATTCTTTATATGCTAAATTGTCCTTAGGAGCATTAAAACCCACGGGAATGAGCATTAGATTAGCTGACCGCTCATTTCAATATCCGTTAGGCATAGCTGAAAATATGTTGATAGAAGTTGGACGTTTCATATTTCCAGTTGATTTTGTTATACGTGAAATGGACGAGGATAGTAAAGTACCATTAATCTTAGGGAGACCTTTTCTATACACCGCTGATGCAATAATTCGTGTAAAAGATAAGGAATTAACCTTAGGTGTTGGAGATGATAGAATGGCCTTTAATATTGATAAAGCAATGAAACACTCATATTCTACTGATGATACATGCTTTCGTGTTGATGTGATTGACGAAAATGTGAATGACTGCACGTAG